The Archangium primigenium genomic interval GGTACGAGGAGATCATGAGCGTGATCAAGGACCCACGCTTCGCCAATGACCCCCGGAGCGCCGGCGGCAAGTCCCTGGACCGCTGGTGGATGCCGGCCATCATGCGGATGCTCGTGTCCAGCATGGTGCTCCGGGATCCGCCGGATCACCGCCGCCTGCGCAACCTCGTGCAGAAGGCCTTCACCCCCACCATGGTCGAGAACCTGAACGGACGGGTGGAGCAGATCACCGAGGACTTGCTGGACGCCGCTGAACGCAAGCCGGTCGTGGACCTCATGGCGGAGTTCGCGCTGCCCCTGCCGCTCACCGTCATCTCGGAGATGCTCGGCGTCCCCGAGGCCGACCGGAGCGGCTTTCGCGACCTGATCGCCAAGGTGCTGGACTCCTCGGCGGCGAGCCCGCTCGCGTTCGTCCGCAACTACCCCAACATGCTCCGGCTCAACCGCTTCCTGCGCAAGCTGGTGCGGCTGCGCCGCGATCAGCCGGGGGCGGATCTGGTGACGGCGCTGGTGCAGGCCGAGGAAGGCGGGGACCGGCTGAGCGAGGACGAGCTCATCTCCATGGTCTTCCTGTTGCTGTTCGCCGGGCACGAGACGACGGTGAACCTCATCGGCAACGGCGTGCTGGAGCTGGTGCGCCACCCCGAGCAGATGCGCAAGCTGCGCGAGCAGCCCGAGCTCATCGACAGCGCCATCGAGGAGATGCTGCGCTACACCAACCCGGTGGGGCAGGTGGCGCCGCGCTTCGCCAAGGAGGATCTGGAGATCGCGGGCGTGCGCATTCCCCAGGGCAGCGCGGTCACCCTGCTCATCGCCTCGGCGAACCTGGACGAGGCGGCGTTCCCGAACGCGGGCACGCTGGACATCACCCGCGGCCCGAACCGGCACGTGTCCTTCGGCTACGGCCTCCACTACTGCCTGGGCGCTCCGCTGGCCCGACTGGAGGCCCGGGTCGCCATCCCCGCGCTGCTCAAGCGCTTCTCGCGCCTGGAGCTGGCGGTGCCCGAGAAGCAGCTGCGCTGGCGGCCCAACGTGGGCCTGCGCGGCGTGGAGGCCCTGCCCCTCGCCGTGACCCGGGCGGACGCGGTGGCGGGTCGGACCGCCGCGTAGCACCCGCGCCCCGCCTCAGGGAATGCCCTTGAACTGGAAGGCGATCGCCACCCATGGCATCGCCTGGCTCACCTCCACCCCCGTGCGGTAGCGGTGGCTGAGGAACCACTGGGAGATGAGCACCAGGGTGGGCGCGTTGAAGAGCCGGTCGGGCTCGTCATGGAAGGTGTAGGAGATCATCGGGCCCACCCGGTGGATGGTGGGGTTGAGGCCGGTGTCCGACTCTCCGGCCGGGTAGTCCTGGGGCCGGTAGAGGCCGCCCGTGGCCGTGTAGCGCAGGCCCAGCGTCAAGCGCCCCGCCAGGTACAGCACGTCCGCGTCGTTGGTCGCCACCCAGCCACCATTGGGGGCCACCACGTCCACCACCGGCTCGTAGAAGACGCGGTCTCCTTCCCGCAGCCGCATGTTGAAGTGGAAGAGCCGCGGATTGGTGCGCACCGCCACGGGGCCCAGCTTGAACTGCAGCAGCGCGGCCAGGGTCAGCAGCGAGCCGCTGGTGGCGTAGTTCGTCCCCTCCGCGCCGAGCTCCGCCAGCCGCCGGTCGCTCGCGTCCGCGTTGGGGCTGGGAAAGGACTGCAGGTAGTTGAAGTTGCCGAGCCACCGCATGCCCTCGTAGGAGGCGGACAGCTGCAGCATGGAGAACGGCTGGAACTCCACGCCGAGGCCGCCGCGCAGGATGGCCGGGCTCAGGAACGCCA includes:
- a CDS encoding cytochrome P450, whose amino-acid sequence is MRVDIQREFESPEARANPIPVYAKLRALGPVLRSSAVYGEGFVLTRYEEIMSVIKDPRFANDPRSAGGKSLDRWWMPAIMRMLVSSMVLRDPPDHRRLRNLVQKAFTPTMVENLNGRVEQITEDLLDAAERKPVVDLMAEFALPLPLTVISEMLGVPEADRSGFRDLIAKVLDSSAASPLAFVRNYPNMLRLNRFLRKLVRLRRDQPGADLVTALVQAEEGGDRLSEDELISMVFLLLFAGHETTVNLIGNGVLELVRHPEQMRKLREQPELIDSAIEEMLRYTNPVGQVAPRFAKEDLEIAGVRIPQGSAVTLLIASANLDEAAFPNAGTLDITRGPNRHVSFGYGLHYCLGAPLARLEARVAIPALLKRFSRLELAVPEKQLRWRPNVGLRGVEALPLAVTRADAVAGRTAA